Part of the Streptococcaceae bacterium ESL0687 genome is shown below.
TTAACTTATCAGCAAGGGCTAGTGCATAAACAAAACCGCTACAAGCCGCTGTAAGATCAAAAGCAAAGGCATTCACTGCTCCAACTTTTGCTTGAACAAGTGAAGCTGTGCTCGGCATGTTACCGTCTGGTGAGATAGTTGCAACAATGATGAAATCAAGATCTTCGGCTTCAAGCAAAGACTTTTCTAACAACCTTCTAGCAACTTCCGCTGCCAAATCAGAGGTATTTTCATCCTTTGAAATATGGCGTTTTCTGATTCCGGTTCTACTTGCAATCCATTCATCAGATGTCTCCATGATTTTCCCTAGGTCATCGTTACTAACAACCTGATCTGGTGCGTAATGGGCTGCACCTATTATTTTTGCAAAGGTCATTTTATCTCCTCTAAAAACGTATTGAGATTTTCTAAACCAGTTTGGAGGATTTTTACAGAATCATCTGACAATCCAGCGACCAAACGTTTTACCATCTCCCTGTGGAACTTTCGGTGCAAACGGTAAAGTAATCTTCCTCGGCTTGTCAAAGATACGTTAACTACACGTCTGTCACTTTGACTGCGATAACGTTCGACATATCCCTTTTTTTCCAATCGATTTAAAGATACAGTTACAGTTCCCACTGTTATCATTAAATCT
Proteins encoded:
- a CDS encoding MarR family transcriptional regulator; the encoded protein is MDYTKINKYLTHIFNNVLIIEEASLQSSQFSDVSIKEMHTIDSIGEAKITTPSDIAKDLMITVGTVTVSLNRLEKKGYVERYRSQSDRRVVNVSLTSRGRLLYRLHRKFHREMVKRLVAGLSDDSVKILQTGLENLNTFLEEIK